aggttacctcaaatcattagcttaacatattaaagttaattaaccctcaccatcttactcaagtggacataagaccataacggcagtgcatttggaaaaattccataattttacatttaggtataaaaccgactttcttgcatgtacacatttagaaatccatatcaagttgcctcaaatcattagcttaacatattaatgttaattaaccctcaccatcttactcaagttggcataaagccaaaacggcagtgcatttggaaaaattccatattttacatttaggtataaaaccgactttcttgcatgtacacatttagaaatccatatcaggttaccctcaaatcattagcttaacatattaaagttaattaaccctcaccatctcactcaagtggacataagaccataacggcagtgcatttggaaaaattccataattttacatttaggtataaaaccgactttcttgcatgtacacattgaTACATCCGAATCAAGTTGCTTCAAGttattaaacatattaaagttaattaaccctcaccatctcactcaagtggacataagaccatcacggcagtgcatttggaaaaattccataattttacatttaggtataaaaccgactttcttgcatgtacacatttagaaatccatatcaggttaCCACAAATCaatagcttaacatattaaagttaattaaccctcaccatctaaCTCAAATGGatataagaccataacggcagtgcatttggaaaaattccataattttacatttaggtataaaaccgactttcttgcatgtacacatttagaaatccatatcaagttgcctcaaatcattagcttaacatattaatgttaattaaccttcaccatcttactcaagttggcataaagccaaaacggcagtgcatttggaaaaaattccatattttacatttaggtataaaaccgactttcttgcatgtacacatttagaaatccatatcaggttacctcaaatcattagcttaacatattaaagttaattaaccctcaccatcttactcaagtggaCATAACCTTTGGATAGACCTTCATTGATATTTTTTCGAACTGCGGTTTTAAATGTTTGGACAAAACGCTCGGCGAGTCCGTTAGATGCTGGATGAAACGGTGCAGTTGTTATGTGCGTAATACCATGTAACttgcaaaattgtttaaatgcgTCGGATGTTAGCTGAGGTCCATTATCACTAACCAGTGTATTGGGAAAACCTTCTATggcaaaaattgattttaaagaaTGTATAGTACTATCTGTTGTAGTTGACGATAACTGAGTTACGAATGGAAATTGCGAATATGCATCTATGCATATAAGCCACATAGAATCGAATATAGGGCCAGCGAAGTCGATATGAACGCGTTCCCATGGTGATTTTGCTTCTGGCCAACTAAGGTATTGACGTGTAGGAGCTGGATTGccaactttacaaatttcacattGACGTGTCACTTTGGCTATGTCGTCATCGATGTTTGGCCACCAAACGTGATGTCGTGCTAATTGCTTCATTCTTACGGTTCCCCAATGTCCATCATGTAATAGTTCTAGAATATTTTGCTGTAATGATTCTGGAATAACAATACGTTTTACGTTTGCGTGTAAGCAGAGAAGATTTTCATGAAAAGTTAAAGCTAATCTCCGATGAAAATATGGTCTAATTTCGTTATCACCTGGCGATAGTTGTGAAGGCCAACCTGATTTaacaaaatgtttaactttACGTAGTATTTCGTCTCGTTCTGTGTGCTTCCGAATAATATTAGCATTTATTGGTAATTGTACGTGTGTCACATTGTAGCATGCTTCCGATGTATCAAATTGAATATCGGTACTTACAGGTAAACGAGAGAGTGCATCCGCATTACCATGTGCATGTGTATTACGATACTTGATATCGAATTGATATGCCATAAGTATGATGGCCCAACGCTGAATACGATGCGAAGTCATTTGTGGTAGATGCTTGCttggattaaaaatatttatgagagGTTTATGGTCTGTGATAAGTAAAAACTTTCTCCCATATAAGTATTGGTGGAACTTCTTAACTCCGAACACTATTGCTAAACCTTCTTTTTCAATTTGACTATATTTAAGTTGATGCGTATCCATAGTTTTAGATGCAAATGCTATTGGACGTTCATTTCCGTCAGGATAAATGTGCGAAAGAACGGCGCCAATGCCAAAAGATGAGGCGTCGGTTGCTAGTGTAATTGGTAATTGTTCATTGAAATGTGCCAACTGCGTAGCattaattatatgtaatttaaGATCTTTTAAAGCTTGTTGCTGCTCTGAGCCCCATGTAAAATGTACATTTTTGCGGCGTAGCTTATTTAGTGGAGCGGCTAACTgagaaaaatttggaataaaattgcAATAGTAATTCACTTTACCTATAAAAGCTTCTAGTTGCGTTATATTCATAGGTGGTTTCAGTTGCTTAACTGCTTGAATGCCTGAATAGTCTGGAAGGATTCCATTAGCGCTTACTCTTCTACCCAAGTACTCAATTTCTTCCttcaaaaagaaacatttttcctttttgcaCTTGATACCGTTGTCTTCGAGAATTTTGATTACTTGCTCTACTCGTTTTACATGTTCTTGCAATGACGGTGCGGTTATAATAATGTCATCTAAATAATTTCCACATCCTTCTATACCGTTGAGAAGTTGTTCGGGAGATAACGCTGAAAAATTGCGGGTGCGCTGGCAATACCATATGGAAGTCGTTGATACTGGAACAATCCTAAAGGTGTATTGACTACCATTACTTGTTTGGAATCTTCATCCAATTCCATCTGTAAATAAGCATCTTTTAAAtctaatttcgaaaaatgtgtACCGTGTCGTATTGTATGTAATAGCGACTCTCGTGTTGGCAATGGATATTGCTCAATATGTAATTGTGAATTAATTGTTACTTTAAAATCACCGCATATTCTTACCGACCCATCTGGTTTTGGTGCTAAGACGATTGGTGACGCCCAGTTACTAAATTTTACTGGTTTTCAAATTCCGGTATTAATAAGCCTATCTGCTTCCTCACGGAATTTTGACAGTTGCGCGAACGGTATTTGCCtgcttttataaaattatggtATGGCAGTGGTCTGCATACGTATacttgctttaaaattttttatcacgCCAGCATTTGTATTGTCAAATACTGTTTCGTATTTATTGCATAAATCTTCAATTTGTTTGATGTATTCACTTTTATCAACTACATTATCAATTTGCGTGATTTCAAAACCGAATTCTTTGAATAAATCTAGCCCAAATAGATTGTTAGCATTTTCTATATTTGCAACTATAGTGCAATGCGCTTTTGCTTATTTCCACACTTTGCTTTAGTGTGCAATTCACCTAATATTGGAATAGGCTGCTGTCCAAATGCATATAATGTTTTTGTACACTTCTCTAATTTCGGTCTATTCAATATGTTATACGTCTTTAAATTGATTATTGAAACGGTTGCGCCAGAATCTAATTGAAACTGTATTACTTTGTTAGAGATTTCTAAATTGATACACTTTTTATTTGCTTCATCTTCTATTATGCCATTTACAATGTTCACTGTATCCaaggtactaaaatattgttcattttcttgtttgttttgattCCATTTTCGCTCTGGAATCGTTGTGCTTTTTATAATACTTTTGCTCTGATTTGACATGCAAACTGCAGCAATGTGTCCTTTTTTGGCACATTTATTACATATCGCTTTACGAAATTTACATTCTTCTCTATTGTGCGAAATGCCACAACCTGCACACGACTTCAATTTCACTTGTTTC
This sequence is a window from Bactrocera neohumeralis isolate Rockhampton unplaced genomic scaffold, APGP_CSIRO_Bneo_wtdbg2-racon-allhic-juicebox.fasta_v2 ctg7916, whole genome shotgun sequence. Protein-coding genes within it:
- the LOC126767567 gene encoding uncharacterized protein K02A2.6-like, giving the protein MTSHRIQRWAIILMAYQFDIKYRNTHAHGNADALSRLPVSTDIQFDTSEACYNVTHVQLPINANIIRKHTERDEILRKVKHFVKSGWPSQLSPESLQQNILELLHDGHWGTVRMKQLARHHVWWPNIDDDIAKVTRQCEICKVGNPAPTRQYLSWPEAKSPWERVHIDFAGPIFDSMWLICIDAYSQFPFVTQLSSTTTDSTIHSLKSIFAIEGFPNTLVSDNGPQLTSDAFKQFCKLHGITHITTAPFHPASNGLAERFVQTFKTAVRKNINEGLSKGYVHLSKM
- the LOC126767568 gene encoding uncharacterized protein LOC126767568 encodes the protein MIRDQIILNTPYDQVRAAALQKLQPSLEDVLLISETYETTTKTVATIKENTNSSTMQVNAMQTRKNWKKTTKDETKREQNINANVMKQVKLKSCAGCGISHNREECKFRKAICNKCAKKGHIAAVCMSNQSKSIIKSTTIPERKWNQNKQENEQYFSTLDTVNIVNGIIEDEANKKCINLEISNKVIQFQLDSGATVSIINLKTYNILNRPKLEKCTKTLYAFGQQPIPILGELHTKAKCGNKQKRIAL